In Sphaerospermopsis torques-reginae ITEP-024, the genomic window ATCGGTCAAAACCTTTTGCAAATCAGGTTTTTGGATTTGTAACATTTTTTTTCGGGATCTGAATAATTTTTTATGAACATGAAATATGAAGCTGATTTTAGCTGAAGATGTTAATACCGTGATTATTTGATCCCAGCTATTTAATCATAGTAATATATATAACTCAAAAAATTCAATAATTTTAGTCTTTATTATAACTTACTAGCCTTACTTATAAATGTTTTTACCGAAAAATTGTATTTGTTCGTTTTGAAGCATTAACAGAAAAATCATCAATAATTAATGTTTTTTTTGCTAAAAAGTTTGATAAAAAGAGTTACAATATAACTTTTGTAATTTTCAGAAGTTAATATAATATGCTACAAAAGCTACTGCAAACACCTTCACCAAAATATTATTTATTTTTATTTATTTAAAATTTATTGTTCAATAATTTTACAGTTGACAAATATTCTTTTTTATGATTTAAGCATTGGTTTCATCAAAAAAAAGTAATGATGGGAAAATAGAGAAAAAGTTGTCAGGTTGTAAAGTAGAGTTTTTTAGGTATTAAAAATTACTTTTTGCTGATAACCACAACTAATCCATCAACTATCATATTTATTTGCAAGTTATCAGCCTTATGGCAAACTCACAAGATCGAGAAACTGGTTCATCACTATTTTTAGAAGTTCTCAAAGATTTGCATTACCTGTACCAATCTCTACAAGAGGGTACAGTCGCAAACTACATTCCCGAACTAGCAAAAGTAAACCCCAACTTATTTAGTATCTGTATTGCTACTGTAGATGGCCAGATTTATGAAGTTGGTGATTATCAACAGCTATTTACTATCCAGTCGATTTCCAAAGTATTTGTTTATGGACAAGCTTTAGAAGATCATGGACGGGATTATGTGTTAACTAGGGTGGGAGTAGAACCGACTGGAGACGCATTTAACGCGATTATTCTTGATGAACAATCAAAGCGACCCTACAACCCGATGGTAAACGCAGGAGCTATAGCCACTACCAGTTTAATTAAAGGTAATGGAGCGACAGAACGCCTTAATCGCTTATTAGAAATGTATAGGCGTTATATTGGACGAGATGTATTTGTAGATATTTCGGTATTTACTTCCGAACGCAGTACAGGACACCGCAACCGCGCTACTGCCCATCTTATGCTAAATTTTGGCATGATTGACCAAAATATTGAAGAAGCACTAGATTTATATTTTCAACAATGTTCTGTGATGGTAAATTGTCGGGATTTAGCTGTGATGGCTGCTACTCTCGCTAATAAAGGAATTAACCCGATTACTAAAGAAAAAGCAGTAGATAGTTGTTACATCAAAGATATATTGAGTGTGATGTATACCTGTGGGATGTATAACTTTGCAGGTGAATGGGCGTATAAAGTAGGAATCCCGGCGAAAAGCGGCGTTTCTGGGGGAATTCTCGCCGTTGTTCCTGGGCAGATGGGAATTGGAGTGTTTTCACCTCTCCTAGATGGGCGTGCTAACAGCGTGCGGGGGGTGAAGGTGTGTGAGGAACTGTCTCAACGCTTGGGGTTACATTTGTTTGAGTGTGAGAACAGGGAATAGGGAATAGGGAATAGGGAATAGGGAATAGTTTTTGTAGGTTGGGTTAAGCGATAGCGCAACCCAACAAAAGCTTATAAACGTTGGGTTTCGTTCCTCAACCCAACCTACCTGATTTTATTTTTTCAGCTTAACCGACAAGTATTGAATAGGGAATAGGGAATAGTGTTAACCCCCTGACTCCTGAACTCCTGATAGCGAAGCGTGGCGAAGCCATACTCCTGAACTCCTGAACTCCTGAACTCCTGCCCCCTGACTCCTGCCTTCTGTTGCTAAATTAACAGTGGATGTTATCTACAAAAAATCAACAATGATATCTAATACTGCATCATTTCCCGATATTCAAAATCATTGGGCGCGGTTATTTATTCAGGCTTTAGCCCAACGGCGAATTTTAAATGGCTATCGTGATGGTAGTTTTCGCCCTAATAGCCCTGTTACTCGTGCTGAGTTTGCGGCGATTATAGCTTCTGTACTGACAACAACCAAAAAACGGGATTATGTACCTTTTGG contains:
- the glsA gene encoding glutaminase A, which encodes MSLMANSQDRETGSSLFLEVLKDLHYLYQSLQEGTVANYIPELAKVNPNLFSICIATVDGQIYEVGDYQQLFTIQSISKVFVYGQALEDHGRDYVLTRVGVEPTGDAFNAIILDEQSKRPYNPMVNAGAIATTSLIKGNGATERLNRLLEMYRRYIGRDVFVDISVFTSERSTGHRNRATAHLMLNFGMIDQNIEEALDLYFQQCSVMVNCRDLAVMAATLANKGINPITKEKAVDSCYIKDILSVMYTCGMYNFAGEWAYKVGIPAKSGVSGGILAVVPGQMGIGVFSPLLDGRANSVRGVKVCEELSQRLGLHLFECENRE